CCGGTTGATACTATTCGTTTTATTTTGAATGAGGCGCTTGATCTGTATCGCTCGGGATTAATTAAAGTGCCGAAGAGAAAATAGGAGAGAATTTAATGAGGCTTAAACTACTGGTTGTACGCACCGCTGATATGCTTAAGCTGGTTGAGTTTTACCAGCTGCTTGGTTTTAGTTTTGACTACCATAAGCATGGTAATTCGCCTTATCATTATTCGGTTACTATCGACGGAGTGGTAATGGAGATTTATCCGCTTGCGAAAAATCAAACTATGGCCGATAGTAATTTGCGATTAGGTTTTGAGTTGGATGATTTTGATAGTGCTATGGCGCTATTAAAACAAGCGAATACAACTTTCGTTTCCGAACCGGCACAAACTGATTTTGGTTTTATGGCGGTGGTGGTTGATCCGGATGGCCGGAGGGTAGAATTATATAGAAAATAAATCTCAAATTGCCTTTTGCTGCCGCAAGCGTCCTCGCTTGTGGCCCGCGTTCAGGTCTGCAGTTAG
The sequence above is a segment of the Mucilaginibacter celer genome. Coding sequences within it:
- a CDS encoding VOC family protein, with translation MRLKLLVVRTADMLKLVEFYQLLGFSFDYHKHGNSPYHYSVTIDGVVMEIYPLAKNQTMADSNLRLGFELDDFDSAMALLKQANTTFVSEPAQTDFGFMAVVVDPDGRRVELYRK